TCATCGCCTCTGGAGTCAGGGGCGCACTATTCATCAAATTAATCTCGAACTGAATCGAGCCAAGCTTCCGTCTCGCACAGGAAAAGTATGGAGTTGGGCCGCGATTCAAAACATCGTCGTTCGATTTGAAAATAAACAAGTCATTCTCACTGAAGGGGGAAAATATGAATTTAGATAAACTGATTACCATTTCCGCTGGAGTCGTACTCGCGCTTTCAATAACGATGAACCTCGACAAGCTTCAAACGCTGATATGGCGAGCACAAGCCAAACTCATCTATGAATCGCGCACTGAGACTTGGGGAAGTCCTCGATTCTTTCCGCGTGAATTAGATAAGCAGGACACAACAGCTAAAGTCCCGAAAGCAAAACCAACTCAATTGTAATATTCAGTCTTCAAATCTCCCTTAGGCTCGACGCTCTTACGAAGATCGACCTTCTCTCGCATCTCCGCACAGGCGTCGCGCCAGTTCCTTTGGGATCTGTCACGAGCCCTGCCGCTTTTGCGTGTCGATGCGCGGTCGTTCTTCTTCAGAGCTGGTTTGCCTTCTCGGGGCCCGCTCCTTCTGCGAAGGGCCCCTCAAACAAGAGGCAAAGCCCAATCAAAGGGAGAAAAACATGAACACTGAATTTAATGAAAAACTGACTCAACTTGCCTTTAATCGCTCACTTCCATTTTGTTACTCTTGCTATCATGAATGTCCGTCAGGTCGTTGCGAATCTTGCGGTTCTGATGATCTCATGCGCTCCGTTCAAGGCGTTGGCTGTGAGTGGGGAACAGACTGGGTTATCAAACATATTCTAGAAACAGAACTCAATCCTGTGGATCTCGAAGAATCATTCGAGGAAACGATTCGCGAGTGCTATCCCGAAATCACTAAAGTCGGTTGGATGGAATTTGATACCGTTACTCTCATGAAAGAAAATGATCCTACAAGTTGGAGTTGTGCTCTTTCAGAGTACGAATCCAACGAAGAGTCTGAAGGGCTGATCGTTTCATTTGACGGAGGAGTAACGTATTACAGAAGAGATGAGGTCGAAGGGCTATGTTCTTAAGTAAAACTATAATTCGCGACTACACCTACTTACCTCTTCCCTAAAAACTGGAGAGTTTGACAAGTTGTTCTGAATTAGATCACTTTCGAATTTAGCAGTCAGTTGCACGAAAGTTTTTTTAAGAGACGAGGGGGTGGTTGGCCCCCTCGTAAGTTTACTTTATTTCGACTTTTACTTGATTACAGTTTGCGACTCTTTGAGTGCCGCATCTATTTTTCTGCCGCGATCACCGATTGCAACGGCCGCCTTGGTGACACGTTTTTGGACCAGGATCAGCAAAATAGGAAGAATCACGAGAGTCAGAATCGTTGAGGAAATTGTTCCGCCGATTACGGCTGTTCCCATGCTGGTTCGTTGTGCCGAAGCTTCATTGAGTCCGACCGCGATCGGAATCATTCCGGCAACGAGCGCCATACTTGTCATGATGATTGGACGTAACCTGCGTACCGAGGATTCAATGACAACTTTAATGTACTTCGCTGTATCGATGTTTGATTCTTCCCTTAAATGCTCAGACACAGTGTCGACAATCAGAATCGAGTTTTTTGTCGCGACACCCATGAGTAACAAAATCCCAATCAGTGAGTACATGTCAATGCCTTGTCCTGCCATCAGAAGGGCGATGAAAGCTCCGCCAATGGCAAGTGGCAACGCTGCCATGACCAATACCGGGACGAAGAACGATTCATACAGTGAAGCAAGCACTAAATAAAGCAAAACGAGACCAAATCCGATTGCCGAAGCGAATCCTAATCCCATTTCTGCGAAGTTCTCGGCTTCCCCCTCAAACACGATTCGAACTCCCGCAGGTGGTTTTATTTCGTCCGTGGTGACCTTCTTGAGCATCTCGGTGGCCTCACCAAGGCCCACCTTTGGAGCAAGGTTCGCGTTAACCGTAATTGAAGCCGCACGGCCGGCACGCTCAAGTTTTGCCATACTCACTCCTTGTGAGACCGTCGCTACATCCTTCAAGCGAACCAGAGTGGCATCTAAATTTGGAACAAGAATGTTATCAAGTTCCGAAACGAACGTAGCGGCTCCATCTTTGGCGCGCACACGAATGTCATACTCGCGTCCGGTATCACGAAAACGGCCTGCTAGAATACCTTCGATTCGGCCGCGAACCTCTTCGCCCACCAGACCTTCGCTTATTCCGAATCGGCCCGCTTTTGAAGAATCGACTTTAACCGTTAGTTCTGGTCGGCCAGGTTTATTCGTCGAGTGGACATCTAAAAAGATGTCGGTTTTTTGAAGGCGCTCAACAAGCAGTTTCGCATAGTTCGACGCTGTCTCGTTGTCGTTTGCAAGAATCGAAAAACTGACCGGGAAAGTGCCACCGCCAGATCCATCGTCTTTGACAAGATAAATGGTGCTTCCTTGCGGAAGAGTCTTTTGGAGATCCTCGGTGTACTTCCGGAAAGATTCTTGAATTTGGCTTCCTTTTTGTTCTCTCTCTTTGCTTGGCTTCAAGTTGATCTTTAGAGAAATGACGTTCGTCTCCTGACTCGCATTTCCAATCGTTAAGATTGAATTTAAAACGCCCGGGTCTTTTTCAACATGTTGCTGAATTGTCTTTCCGAATTTCTCTCCTTCATAGAGAGGTGTTCCTGACGGAAGTTTCATATCGACGATCAAAGTCGAAGGTTCCGCTGCCGGAACAAACGTCGACGGCAAAAATGGCGCGATGAAAAATAGGCTAATTGCTAAACTAATTCCGACTACGGCTGAAAACAAAGGTCTTTTGGTGATAACGTTCAGCACGCGGCCGTAAGTAATCTCGAGTCGATCTTGAAATCGACCAAAGGCCGCCGCTGATTTCGAAAAAGGTGTTCCAAGCTTCGACCAGAAAGTTTTCGACTCTTCCTGTTTATGAGGTGCTCCTGCCCAGTAAGCAGAAAGCATCGGTGCGATTGTTAAAGCGTCAAACAAGCTAATCAACATTGCAAAAGATACTGTAAGTCCGAACTCTTTAAAGAACTGACCGATGATGCCAGGGATAAACGCGACAGGGCCAAATACTGAAATGATCGCAATTGTCGTCGCGATGACGGCCAGCGCCACTTCGTTCACACCATCAATCGCCGCGCGCAGCGGGCTTTTGCCGGCTTCAATATGTTTAAAGATGTTCTCGCGGACCACGATAGCGTCATCGACCAAAAGACCCACTGCGAGACTTAACGCGAGCAAGGTCATGACGTTGATCGAAAAGCCCATCAAGTACATCAAAACAAAAGCGCCCAACAGCGAGTTTGGAAGTGCAAGACCGGTAATGAAAGTCGAACGCGCGCTTGCAAGGAAGAAGTAGACCACGATGATGGTCAGTAGAATTCCTAGAATAATTGTTTCTTGAACATCCCAAACGTTGTCGCGAATTTCTTTGGAACCATCTACGATAACATCGACACGAATATCCGATCCCGATTGCTGAAGATTGGCCGAAATTTCCTGCACACGATCTTTCAGTTTGTCAGTGATCTCGACGATATTCGCACCACTTTGACGATAGACTTCAATCGCGAGCGCGGGTTCGTTTTTAAAGTAAGCACGGGTCGTTTCTCTAACGGCACCATCTCTGACTTCACCGATTGAAGAGACTCGAATCGGTACTTCGCCACCTTGAAAGCCGATGACTCGGTCTTTCAAAGTCTGCAGACTCGAGAATTCACCAATACTGCGGACTCCGACATCGAGACCGCCACGTGGAATAAGCCCTCCCGGAGAGTTTTCGCCAGATCTTGCAATTTGATCCGCAACACCTGCAAAAGAGAGTCGATAGAATTCAACTTTCTTCGGATCAAGGTCGACTTGAATTTCTCGTTTAAGTCCACCAAGTATTTCGATACGTCCAATTTTTGGGATTTGCGAAATTTGCGGCTTTAATTCGCGATCAACCCAATCAGTCAGCTTCACGCGACTCACAGCCGTTGATCGAACTGCCAACGTCATGATCGGCAATGCGTTCATGTCATACTTCATGACGGTCGGCTCTAGAACCGCTTTCGGAAATCGTGACTTGACGAGGGCGATTCTGTCGCGAACTTTTTGTTCGATGGTATCGGTTGAAAGACCCATGTTGAATTCAAGACTGATTTGGCTGTAAGAATCTTGGCTGACTGATTTGATTTTCTTGAGGCCTTCAAGCGAAATCAGCTCTTCTTCCATTGGAATCGTCAAAACGGACTCGACCTCTTTAGGTCCAGCTCCGGGGTACTGAACGGAAACCAAAACAAACGGAATATCGACATTGGGCATGAGGTTTACGGGCATTTTTTTAAGTGCGACCAAACCTCCTAAAAGCATGAGGATAACAAGTGACGCAAAGAAGATCGGTCTTCTAAGTGATCCGATTGAAATATTCATAAAGAGCTCCCGTCAGTAAACAAAGTAAACTGAGCATTGATTTGCAAAAGAAGATTGAGCGCACGAATACGGGCCTGCTTCGAAGCCTGATATTCTTGCTGGAACGATAGCAGCTGAAAAGTCGTGGTTCTGCCACTACGACGGCGCGCACTTTCCATTTCGAATTTTTCAAGCTGAGCTTTTTCAACAGCTTTTGCCGAAGTATAAACCTTCATGGCCTGAGCAAAATTGCGATCAAGCTTTTCGATCTCGGCTTTCACTTCGAATCGCTTGCGATTGATTTGCGCTTCCGTGCTTGAGGCGCGAACTTTCGCGGATTTTTGAACGTCGTCAACGTGACTTCGATCTAACGGGATTGAAAATTTCAAACCCACTGAATAGTAGGGATTTTTCGTCGTGAGTGACTTATCAAAAGACTCCCGCGAATTTTGATCAAGTCCATTCGTTGAAACATGCCCTAAGAAATCAAGTTGAGGCTTTGTCCCGTCAGAAGCCAGTCGCGCTTGCGCGTTCTGAACATTGAGCAGCGATTCCAAGCTCAAAATGTCTTCGCGAGTCAGGTTGTCGCTCGCTTTTGATCGAGCGGGCCATTTGTCGGCATCCGGCAAAGAATCGAGCTCAGGAACCGGTGTATCTGTCGCGACCTCAAGCATTTCGTTAAAGGCTTGCTGCGCCTCTAGAAGTTCGGCTTCAGCTTGATTAAGCTCGAATTCTCGGAGCGCAACAGCCGCTTCGGCCTGCTTCAGGTCAATGTTCTCACTTAAGCGGTCTTGAAACCGATTTTTTGTCCACTTGAGAAAGTTTTGATTCGAAGACAAAAGCTCTTTCGATAGTGAGTAGAGCTCTTGAGCCGATTTAAGTTTCCAGTATGTTGCGATGGCGGACGCGCGCTCCTGTTTTTGTTTAAACCGCGCAGCAAAGCTGTCTGATTTGTTCTGCTCAACAATCGTTCCAACTTGGTCTTGCGTTGATCGTCCGAAACCATTTCTCCAGACGGGAAGAGTGAACTCGTAGTTGAAAGAAGAAATAGAAACCGAAGGGTTCGGAAGGAAGGTTGGGTCTGCACCTTCAAGCTTCTGATTCGAGATTGCATAGTATAATTTGTGATTGATTCCGTAGCTTGATTGTTGTTCAAACCCTGTTTGAACTTCCGATCCGATGCGCTGATTGCCTTCAAAGGTAGGATTTTGCGACTGCTTTTTATCCGATGCATAGGTGCCAGAGACAAAATAGTTGGGCGACGTTAGAAGGTATCCTTCGCTCGCGCGAAGTTTAGAAGCTTCGTCATCTAGTTTTTGGGATTGAATGTTGCTATTCTGCTTTGTGACCTTCTGGATAAATTCATCCAGAGTCAGCGCTTGCGCAACTGACGCCGACCCCAATAATCCTAATAGCAACACGATTACCGATCTCATTTCACACCTCGTTTGTCTTCGAATTTGACCGGAACTTCAGTCATACGAATCAAGAACTCGAACACTTTCTTTTTTTGTTTTTCTGTTAATTTGATTGTTGGAAACATGATCTGTGAATACAGACCCTCGATCGCCAGTGACACGACAATTTGCTGCTCGATGGGAAGCGCCTTTTCGACTTTAGGCGACGGCCAAAGTTCGCTACCTTGCTTTTTCGCCAACTCAGGCTCGCTGATTAGAAGTTCAGTCAATGCCATATACAAGGACATCTTTCCTGGCTCTTTACTTTCATACTGTTCAATAGACGCGCTTAAATGGGCTCGAAGTGAACGTCCGACAGGATTTTTGTCTTTAGATTCTTGACCATCGACGCTCGACATCCATTCAGTGCTGAGCTTTTCGAAGACTGATTCAAGAAGATCATTTTTAGTTTTAAAGTTATAGAAAAAACCCGCCTTACTGAGACCTGATTCTTTAATGACTGCGTCTGTTGTGAAACCCTTCAATCCTTTCTCGGCAAGGACCCGAATCGCGGCGTCGACAATATTATCTTTCGAATTTTGATATGTTCGTATGGTCATCTTTCCTCTTTCTGGTCGAGTGATTTCAAAGATCTCGAAGCAAATCCTGCAAGGCAGGCAGCAGCGGCTAGTAAACTTAAAATAATCATAATGTATCGAATGCCGACGGATTCTCCGAGCGGTGCCACGATGGCAAGACCAATCGGTGCCGAAAGACCCATCAACACGTTCAAAAGCGAAAACACTCTTCCTTGAAGGTGATTTGGGATTTTGAGTTGAAGTAGCGCCGTTAAAGGAGCATTCCCAAATGTGAACGCAAATCCGCTTACAAACCAGGCACTAAGCGCAATCCAAACCAAGTCCGATGAGGGTGCTGCGGTTAGAGTGATGGATAGACATGATATGATCCAAGCCACTAAAAGTGTTTTTGTTTTTTTCTCGGGTTTCGCGAAAGCGACGGCTAGTCCACCGAGCAGCATTCCCAGTCCCGACAACGCGCCAAATGCTCCGGCTAACTTTTCGCCACCGTTAAAGTGCTGGGTCACAAGTAAAGTGAAAAGCGTAAAGCACGGCATGACTAAAACCGTAACCGCTGCCAAGACCGAAAAGAGTCTTCGGTAAGCCACTACTGAGTAGACGGCAAGAAATCCTTCCTTAAAGTCTTGCCATAAATGCGAGTCGCCTTGATCCAATCTTTTAGGCTGAGGAATTGCGATGAATAGCAACGAGACGACACTTATCAACGCCGTAATCACATCAATCCAAAGTGATTGATGAATCGGAAACGTTCCCAGAACCACCGCTCCAATTGGTGCTGAAGCAATCGAAACTAATCCTAATACGCTTTGATTTAAACCTGCGGCTGTCGAGATAAAGGAGGCAGGAACCAAATTTTCAACCGAAGCCTGCGATGCTGGTCCTTGGAAAGCCTGCATACTACTGCGTACAAAGAGCATGGAATAGATGATCCATAAATCGGGCATTTCGTAAGACAGAGCTACCATCAAGAAGACGACGCAAAGAGCACTGATTGTATCTGTAAAAATCAGAATAAATTTGCGCGAATAACGATCGGCAAAGACTCCACCAAATGGAGAAAGAAGTGCTTGTGGAAGCAAAGCAAATAGTCCGGCGGTGGAAAGAACCGTTACACTTGCAGTTTCGACCGTTAGCCACCACATGATGATGAACTGCGTGACCGCTGATCCGACTTGCGAGAGTGCCTGCCCCGTAAAGAACGTCCAAAATGGAATCTTCCATGTGGAACCGGTGCTTAAATTAGAGTTTGCTGTTTCGGTAGGCATAATACCATACTATACCGTACATTATGGTATGTCAATCGGTCAAAATGAGACGATGGTTTGTAATTGGTTAGAATAGAGTATCTACTTCCATCTGCACGCGACCATGGCGGCGATCAGGTTCGAGTAACTCCAGCCTATGGCTTGAGCCGCGATTGCAGATAGACTATCTTGGTCACTTCGGTGCGGACGACCCGCACCGGTCATGTTGTGCTTCATATTCAAATCGAAAATTTTAAATTCGCCATCAGCGCTCTGACGACAATCGATTCGAATTGGCGCTTTAGCATTTACGATTTTACCGGCTAATGAGTACTGTTGATGAACTTTCTTGTAAATGTCTTCTGTCATTTCCTGTGCAGTAAGAACTCGACTGTTGTTCACGACAGCAACCGCTCCATTATAAGGCGCTATCCCATCGATATGATTGAAACGAATGACTCCCGGTAGAGCCCAATGGGTGTCTTTTTCTACGACGACCGCACCGATTGTGAAACTCCCAGGTGGCATGAATGTTATCGTGATCTCTTCGCCGGGAAGCAACTCTTCTAAAATGAAATCATCTCCGTAAAGCGAAGATTCAATATTGCGGTTTACTTGGGTGGCCAATTCAACTGCAAACTTAACAACCACAACACCTTGGCTTCCACGTCCTCGAATTGGTTTCAGCACTAGTGCACTTCGCACTTACTCGCTATTGGCGCGCTTGAGGGATTGAAGCGTTGCAAATTGAAGGATTGCAGGAAGTTTTTCATTGGACCAGCAAATCGAACTTGGAATTCAAAATCTTGCGGATCGCATTTTCGAGTCAGACAACAAAGGAAAAAAAATAAGTAACCAACCAACTGCTTTTTATACGATAACAATCGGAATCGAAGAGATACTGCTCTTTGGAATCAAATAAAAACCAGAGGCCGCACACGATGCTCGCAAATTTGCATCGTCAAAATTCCCTGTGACCAGACACTTCAATGAACTTTCTGGAAGTTTCGATAAGAAATCAAATCCTGAAGTTTTCAAAGATAGGTCGTGATCAACTAGGAAAACAAAATCTTTTGATGCAGTTGACAGAATATTTGGAGTCAGATCTTCGCAGTTTCTTGAAAACTCCACTTGTTCTAGTATTTGAGTTTCCCCGAGTTTCATTCTCCAAAGCTCTAATGCTGAATCTTGATCGTCGATCACAAAAATCTTTGATGCAGAATTAAATTTCAAACGTGGCAAATACCAAGAGGCTCGATCCTCAATCGGTAATGTGCAGATGACAGTCGTACCTACATTGAGAGTCGATTCAATGCGAATAGTGCCATGCCATGCTTCAATATTTTCTCTCGCGTGTGAGAGTCCAATTCCAGATCCATTTACTTTTCCTGCCGAATAGTTTTTTTCAAAAACCCTAGGGAGACTTTCTGGTTTGATACCGTGACCATTGTCTAAAATCGAAATAACAATTTCCGACGCTAGATCTCGAACACGGACGACTATTCGTCCCGATGATCCCATAGCCTCTACGGAATTTGTGACTAGATTCCCTAGAACGGCTCGAAGTTCAAAGGGAATATGTTTTACAAGTGCCGAAGCAATGATGTCCTCGATATCGAATTCAAAATCGACAGATTTTGGAAGCATTGCCGCAAGCTCTCGCTTGGCTTGTTCTAGCGTACTGAAAATGTCGGTTGAGTATGACTCCGCCAAAAATTCATTCGGACGATCATCGAGCTTCGAGATTAAATCGCGTATTTGTCCAATTGTTAGCTCTAAGAGCTCGCGCTCTTTCGCCGCTTCACCAGTTAGTTTGTTTGGAATCCGCATCAAAGCTGCAAGCGGCGTCCTAAGGTTATGACGAACTTGTTGAGCAATTTCACTTTTTGCAATTTTCTTTTCAACTTCAATGTCTTGATTGAACTGCTCCAACAGTCGGCGCTTTAAAAAACGAGTTTGAGGAATTGAGATTAAGTTTAAAATAATCCAAATCAAAATTGCGTAGGGAACAAGACGAAATCTTTCGTACTCAAATATGATTTCATCATTTGAGTAGGTCGCTGTACTAACATCGACTCTAACACCGACTTCATCTTTAGTGATTCTATTCAAAAGGCTTTCATCTCTGAAAATCTCTGCCTTCGGTGGAATGATAAACGAACGACCAGGCTCTGACGACTGATAGCTGATTGTTGTAAAACTTGAAAGTCGTGCTTGCTGTAGGATTAAACTTGCTTCTCGAAAATCTCCAATCTTAACCATTCGCGAAAGAAAGCGTGTGTTCTCCTCCGCTACATTCTGTAAATGAAGCGCATTGAAAACGATTGCTAAACCAGCCAAAAACAAAAGGCACAGACCTGATACAATAAACTGTTTCTTCTCGAACTCTCTTATTCTTTGCTCGGGTGTCTGAATCTTCATGATGGCCTCGTAATTACATAACGGGCCATTTTTATTGGCGCATCGCTAAGAATAGGAAGCGACGATAAATCTAGTTCTATCAAACTTAAGTGAGGAGATTGCAATGGAGCCAATTCCTTCTTGCGTGAGTCTGAAAATAGCGTGCTCATCTTTTCGAGAAAGCCTGGTTCTAAATGCCAAGGAAGTTCGTGTAACTCTAATTCTTCGTCAGAAATCATCCACGCATAACTTGGTAGAGCCTCGAAAAACGCTCGTCTTATTGACTGTTCAATAGAGTCAGAAAGAGCAAATCCTAGAGATGTTTTACCTGGAGTTTCAGAGCCTATTCTGCAAACTACGCCATAAAGATCAGCCTCCGTTGCCATTCTGTAGAATTCGATTTCCGCTGAAGGCGAAAACTCTTTGAGTTTTGCATACTCAGGATATTCAAAGTTCAATTTAGAAAACGGATTCACATTTTTTAAGTGCTCTTCAAGATAGAATCGTTCCAATCGTTCAAACTTTGCGTGCTGAGACGGATCATGAGTTCCAGCAATAGCGAAGCCGACGGAATCCAATTCTAATGTCCTACAGACAAGGCGTTCTAATGCCTCCGCAACAGATTTTTCCAATGCAATCTCACGTCGCGAATCGACACCTCTCCCATCGGCTTCGATTCCGTTCCAACTGATTTTGGTTTCAAAATCGAATACACCCGGAAAGATTATTTCAGGCCAATTGAACTCTCGAAATCGAGCGTTCAATTCGGTTCGCTTAGAATAAAGCCAATTGGCTAATGGAGTGTGATTCGCCATAATTGGTTATTCGCGTAGAGATCGGAAAGTTCTATTTTCCAAGGTTTTCTGACTAGGGCTGCATAAGGTGATGCTATTAAAGGTACAATTGCGGGCTCAGCAAGGGCTTGATAGTGAAGTTCCTTAAGCTTACTAATGCGTGAGCCTTTATCGTCAGTTGCCATATAATTTGCGAGCCATTTAGAGCGTTCCTGTTTTGACAATCCAAGCAATCCTGCATTCAGTGAGTACGAAATCAAACTGATATCTTCCATGAAGCCCGTATCCGTAGACGCAATCCAAGCATGTGGCACATCGTCTGGTTTTTCGTACTTTTTGAAATCCGGAACATTCGTCTCTTTATAGCAATCGGCCGTAGGAAGCGCGGCTGCTATTGGTGTTGCCCACTCATCATAGCCAGTTCTTTTTATGATTCCGATTTTGAAATGCTTTTGCGGCTCAGATTTTTTCAATTCACGAAGCGACTCAAGTTTTTCTCTTTGAGTTTGAGTTAAGCCGCCTTCACCCAAGCTAGGAAAAAACTCGGCTCTTTGTTCAAAGCCGGGAATGTCCGCATAAAGTGACGAAAAAACACCTTTCATTTTATCGCCAATATATCTCCGCTCATCAGCCGAGAGTTCTTTGCGACCACGTTCAGTAAAGACGATAAAAAGGCTTCGAATCTTCATAGTCACATGACTTTCAAAGTCGGGATGCTTTTGTGCAAAGCGAATAATCTTATCCGCCTTTGAAGCATCAATTGTCGTCAAATGATCGACTCGATTTTCTTCTAAATCTTTTAGGCTACTGTCAGGTTTTGTCGTATCAGTCGGGACAAAAACAATTTTTTCGGCAACATCTTTTGAAGCGAAATAGTGGTGCGGATTTAGCTTAAGAATGGCCTCTCCTGACTCTTCTTCCTTTTCTAGCCAATATGGACCGCTTGTTTCAGAAAAATTGATGATCTTTAAAGTTTTCGGATCAACACTTGATCTAGGAATTACAGCAAAGTCGATAGCTCCAAGCATTGGCAGAAGAAATGACTTACGCCCCTTAGCATTCAAATAGACGCTATCACTGTCTTTGTGAATTCCAGGGCAGTCGTCTTCTACTGTCTTTAAGGTAACGCCCGGACAAACGATGTCTTTGAAGTTGCCATGTGTATTTCCCGAAAGAACCAATAGCCGTTTAAGCGAAAAAACAACATCGTCTGGAGTAATCGGCATCCCTGAAGCCGTTTTTAGACTTTTTCGGATAGTAAGTTTTAGTTCATCTCCTAACCAATCCATCTTTTCAGCAACCCCAGCTTCGATAGAGCCATCCTTTGAGATTTCCACCAAAGGCGAAAATACATTTTCCAAGAAAATGTATTCGTGATCGAGATTTATATTGGTTGGCTCATACGCCGTTGCTTTCAGCTTAACAGGGAAAGCGACTCGTAATGTTCGCTCTTTGTTTATACTTTTCATAGATAGCCCTCCTGCGGCCGCTAACACCAAACCAATCAAAGTTAATATTTTGATATTAAACGATTTCATATAATCCTACTTTCAAAAAGCGCCTCCGCCAACGCAGATAGTTGTTGGTTGCGCACCGCCTGGCTGCACGTGCCCTTCGGCCTCAAGTACATTTAAAATGTCCTGGTCGAACTGAACGCACTGATTTTGGTTAACGGTCAGAGTTTTGGTTTCTCCCAAAATTCTGATCGCCCATGCGATCTGGACCTTTTGTAATGGCGTTAGTTTTTTTGCATGCTCGGCATCGGCCAGCGCGTTGAGATTTAATCCCATCAATGCTGCTGTGAAAATCAAAAGTTTCTTTTTCATACTTCTACCCCCTCGGTAAGCTGTTTGAATTCAATCTCATACTTTTTCATCTTCTCTCGAACAGTGCTTCGGCTGATGTTGAGAATCCTCGCCGCAGCAGAAATTGAACCGCCTTGTTCAAGAGCCTTTAATACTAAACCCTTCTCCGACGACATCTGGCTGAATTTTAGAGAAGCCAAATCCGTTGGCTTTTGTTTTGTCGTACCTAGATCTGGACGACTTTTTAATAGCGAGGCATCTAGATTCTTTTCTGAGGACATATTCACGAGAAAGCGTATACAGTGCTCAAGCTCTCGAACATTTCCAGGCCACTTCATTTTTTGAAGTTCTTCTGCAGCGCTAGCAAGCAAGACTTTTTGTTCGCCAGTTTCTTGATTTGTCTTTTCTAAAAAAGATTGGGCCAATACAGGAATATCTTCGGGTCGCTCGCGGAGTGGCTTAATATTTATTGGCAGGACATTCAGGCGAAAGAATAAATCTTCTCTAAAATTCTTTTCAGCAATAAGCGATTCCAAAGGCGCGTTCGTCGCTGAGATCAACCTGAAGTCAACTTTGCGACTTGTTGTCGATCCAACCGGTGTGATTGTCTTTTCTTGTAAAACTCTAAGTAGACTTGCTTGAAGATGCTTCGGCATTTCTCCAATTTCATCCAAGAAAATTGTTCCGCCATCAGCGGCTTCAAAATGCCCAATGCGGGCACGGACAGCCCCAGTGAATGCTCCTTTTTCGTGTCCGAAAAGCTCGCTCTCAATTAAGTTTTCCGGAATTGCCGCGCAATTGACTGCGATAAAAGGTTTAGCTTTTCTCAGAGAATTTTGATGAATGCCCCGAGCAACCTTTTCCTTTCCAGTTCCGTTTTCTCCGCGAATGAGAACAGAATCTGATGATGGACCGAATTTTAAAATGAGCTTTGCCACTTCAGCCATTGCTTCGGATACGCCGATCATTCCAACAGACAAAATCAACTTCTGATTTTCACTGTGTGAGCCAATAACAACAGGTTTTGTTCGTCGTTCGATTTCACGACATGCGCGATGTAAGATTCCTAAAAACTTGGCTTCACCAATTTCTTTATTAATAAAGAAGACAGCCCCTGATTCTAGGGATTGATTATGGGCCGTGACGGAATCATCGCCTGATAAGGCGAGGATAGTAAGGTTTGAGTCTATGCTTCGGAGCT
The window above is part of the Deltaproteobacteria bacterium genome. Proteins encoded here:
- a CDS encoding HAMP domain-containing histidine kinase, producing the protein MKIQTPEQRIREFEKKQFIVSGLCLLFLAGLAIVFNALHLQNVAEENTRFLSRMVKIGDFREASLILQQARLSSFTTISYQSSEPGRSFIIPPKAEIFRDESLLNRITKDEVGVRVDVSTATYSNDEIIFEYERFRLVPYAILIWIILNLISIPQTRFLKRRLLEQFNQDIEVEKKIAKSEIAQQVRHNLRTPLAALMRIPNKLTGEAAKERELLELTIGQIRDLISKLDDRPNEFLAESYSTDIFSTLEQAKRELAAMLPKSVDFEFDIEDIIASALVKHIPFELRAVLGNLVTNSVEAMGSSGRIVVRVRDLASEIVISILDNGHGIKPESLPRVFEKNYSAGKVNGSGIGLSHARENIEAWHGTIRIESTLNVGTTVICTLPIEDRASWYLPRLKFNSASKIFVIDDQDSALELWRMKLGETQILEQVEFSRNCEDLTPNILSTASKDFVFLVDHDLSLKTSGFDFLSKLPESSLKCLVTGNFDDANLRASCAASGFYLIPKSSISSIPIVIV
- a CDS encoding sigma-54-dependent Fis family transcriptional regulator, whose protein sequence is MKHSILLIDDDVAYRRSMAGFLEDEGFFVRAVETGDEGIALIRQQLFPFTIVLVDYHMPEMRGPEAIQKLRSIDSNLTILALSGDDSVTAHNQSLESGAVFFINKEIGEAKFLGILHRACREIERRTKPVVIGSHSENQKLILSVGMIGVSEAMAEVAKLILKFGPSSDSVLIRGENGTGKEKVARGIHQNSLRKAKPFIAVNCAAIPENLIESELFGHEKGAFTGAVRARIGHFEAADGGTIFLDEIGEMPKHLQASLLRVLQEKTITPVGSTTSRKVDFRLISATNAPLESLIAEKNFREDLFFRLNVLPINIKPLRERPEDIPVLAQSFLEKTNQETGEQKVLLASAAEELQKMKWPGNVRELEHCIRFLVNMSSEKNLDASLLKSRPDLGTTKQKPTDLASLKFSQMSSEKGLVLKALEQGGSISAAARILNISRSTVREKMKKYEIEFKQLTEGVEV